One genomic window of Borreliella burgdorferi B31 includes the following:
- a CDS encoding integrin-binding adhesin P66: MKSHILYKLIIFLTTSAAIFAADALKEKDIFKINPWMPTFGFENTSEFRLDMDELVPGFENKSKITIKLKPFEANPELGKDDPFSAYIKVEDLALKAEGKKGDQFKIDVGDITAQINMYDFFIKISTMTDFDFNKESLFSFAPMTGFKSTYYGFPSNDRAVRGTILARGTSKNIGTIQLGYKLPKLDLTFAIGGTGTGNRNQENDKDTPYNKTYQGILYGIQATWKPIKNLLDQNEDTKSVIAETPFELNFGLSGAYGNETFNNSSITYSLKDKSVVGNDLLSPTLSNSAILASFGAKYKLGLTKINDKNTYLILQMGTDFGIDPFASDFSIFGHISKAANFKKETPSDPNKKAEIFDPNGNALNFSKNTELGIAFSTGASIGFAWNKDTGEKESWAIKGSDSYSTRLFGEQDKKSGVALGISYGQNLYRSKDTEKRLKTISENAFQSLNVEISSYEDNKKGIINGLGWITSIGLYDILRQKSVENYPTTISSTTENNQTEQSSTSTKTTTPNLTFEDAMKLGLALYLDYAIPIASISTEAYVVPYIGAYILGPSNKLSSDATKIYLKTGLSLEKLIRFTTISLGWDSNNIIELANKNTNNAAIGSAFLQFKIAYSGS, from the coding sequence ATGAAAAGCCATATTTTATATAAATTAATCATATTTTTAACCACATCTGCAGCAATATTTGCAGCAGACGCATTAAAGGAAAAAGATATATTTAAAATAAACCCATGGATGCCAACATTTGGATTTGAAAACACAAGTGAATTCAGATTAGATATGGACGAGCTTGTTCCTGGGTTTGAAAACAAAAGCAAAATTACCATTAAGCTTAAACCATTTGAAGCTAATCCCGAATTAGGCAAAGACGATCCATTCTCAGCTTACATTAAGGTAGAAGATCTTGCACTAAAAGCGGAAGGCAAAAAAGGCGATCAATTTAAAATTGACGTGGGAGATATTACAGCCCAAATCAATATGTACGATTTTTTTATTAAAATAAGTACTATGACAGATTTTGACTTTAATAAAGAGTCTTTATTTAGTTTTGCACCTATGACTGGATTTAAAAGCACTTACTATGGATTCCCAAGCAATGATAGGGCAGTAAGAGGGACAATTCTTGCAAGAGGTACTTCTAAAAACATAGGAACAATTCAGCTGGGATACAAACTCCCAAAACTCGACCTTACATTTGCAATAGGGGGAACAGGCACGGGTAACAGAAATCAAGAGAATGACAAAGACACTCCATACAATAAAACATATCAAGGAATCCTTTATGGAATTCAAGCAACATGGAAACCAATAAAAAATCTACTTGATCAAAACGAAGATACTAAATCTGTAATTGCAGAAACACCTTTTGAATTAAATTTTGGCTTGTCAGGAGCCTATGGAAACGAGACATTCAATAATTCATCAATAACATACTCTTTAAAAGATAAATCCGTAGTTGGCAACGATTTATTGAGCCCAACTTTATCAAATTCTGCAATTTTAGCATCTTTTGGAGCTAAATATAAGCTTGGATTAACAAAAATAAACGATAAAAATACCTATCTTATTTTGCAAATGGGAACTGATTTTGGAATAGATCCTTTTGCAAGCGATTTTTCTATATTTGGACACATCTCAAAAGCAGCGAATTTCAAAAAAGAAACACCCTCAGATCCTAACAAAAAAGCTGAAATATTTGATCCAAATGGCAATGCTCTTAATTTCAGCAAAAACACAGAATTGGGCATTGCATTTTCAACAGGAGCAAGTATAGGTTTTGCTTGGAATAAAGATACCGGTGAAAAAGAATCCTGGGCGATTAAAGGATCTGATTCCTACAGTACAAGACTCTTTGGAGAACAAGACAAAAAATCTGGAGTTGCATTGGGAATAAGCTATGGACAAAACCTTTACAGATCTAAAGATACAGAAAAAAGATTAAAAACCATATCTGAAAATGCATTTCAAAGCTTAAATGTTGAAATTTCAAGCTATGAAGACAACAAAAAAGGGATTATAAATGGATTAGGATGGATAACATCTATCGGTCTTTACGATATTTTAAGACAAAAATCTGTAGAAAACTATCCTACAACAATTTCAAGCACCACTGAAAACAATCAAACTGAACAAAGTTCAACAAGCACAAAGACCACAACCCCTAATCTGACATTTGAAGATGCAATGAAACTCGGCTTGGCCTTATATCTTGATTATGCAATTCCAATAGCATCCATTTCAACAGAAGCATATGTAGTACCTTACATTGGAGCATACATTTTAGGACCTTCTAATAAACTCTCAAGCGATGCTACAAAAATTTATTTAAAAACAGGACTTAGCCTTGAAAAACTAATAAGATTTACAACAATTTCTCTTGGATGGGATTCAAATAACATTATAGAACTTGCTAATAAAAACACAAATAATGCTGCTATTGGAAGTGCTTTCTTGCAATTCAAAATAGCCTACAGCGGAAGCTAA
- the cheD gene encoding chemoreceptor glutamine deamidase CheD, whose product MLNHFNFKLKRDVTIIVPGEAFVSNKRVISTILGSCVAVVLCDESNNLIGMNHYVLVKSDLDISPDQRGRYGIYAIPMLINAMLENGASKSNLKAKLFGGTNFMAKGSVKVGLENSEFAVNTLNKYRIPILAKDFDQSKSRKIFAFPENFKVIVEYPDGTKVF is encoded by the coding sequence ATGTTAAATCATTTTAATTTTAAATTAAAACGCGATGTTACAATAATAGTTCCTGGTGAAGCTTTTGTTTCAAACAAAAGAGTGATTTCTACAATTCTTGGTTCTTGTGTTGCTGTTGTGCTTTGCGACGAATCAAACAATTTAATTGGAATGAATCATTATGTTCTAGTTAAGTCAGATCTTGACATATCTCCTGATCAAAGGGGAAGATATGGGATTTATGCTATTCCTATGTTAATAAATGCAATGCTCGAAAATGGAGCTAGCAAAAGTAATCTTAAGGCTAAGCTTTTTGGTGGAACTAATTTTATGGCAAAAGGATCGGTTAAGGTGGGGCTTGAAAATTCAGAGTTTGCCGTTAATACATTGAATAAGTATCGTATTCCAATCTTAGCTAAAGATTTTGATCAATCTAAGTCGCGAAAAATTTTTGCTTTTCCTGAAAACTTTAAGGTTATTGTGGAATATCCAGACGGAACAAAGGTTTTTTAA
- a CDS encoding cysteine--tRNA ligase, with the protein MILKLYNTRTKDFSELTNFENVKVYACGPTVYNYAHIGNFRTYIFGDLLIKTLRFLGYKVNYAMNITDIGHLTGDLDDGEDKVAKTAREKGLTVYEISEFFTEAFFNDCRKLNIVYPDKVLVASKHIPIMIEVVKILEEKKITYFSNGNVYFDTSCFKSYGEMAGIDLIDKDMTLPRVDVDKFKRNKTDFVLWFTNSKFKDQEMKWDSPWGFGYPSWHLECAAMNLEYFKDALDIHLGGVDHIGVHHINEIAIAECFLNKKWCDVFVHGEFLIMDYNKMSKSRGNFITVKDLEDQNFSPLDFRYLCLTSHYRNQLKFSLDNLQASKIARENLINKLSYFYESLDPVDLNTLNKDLKNFGFSVEKEYYDSFVEKISFDLNVAQGLALLWEIIKSDNLSFVSKLRLAFIFDEIMSLNLREEILKNLQNHDVVIDENMKALIEERRIAKCEKNFKRADEIRDFFAKKGFVLVDTKEGTKVKRG; encoded by the coding sequence ATGATTTTAAAGTTATATAATACTAGAACAAAGGATTTTTCAGAATTAACAAATTTTGAAAATGTTAAAGTGTATGCTTGCGGGCCTACTGTTTATAATTATGCTCACATCGGGAATTTTAGAACTTATATTTTTGGAGATTTGTTAATTAAAACTTTAAGGTTTTTGGGGTATAAAGTTAATTATGCGATGAATATTACAGATATTGGACATTTAACAGGTGATCTTGATGATGGAGAAGATAAGGTTGCTAAGACCGCAAGAGAGAAGGGCCTTACAGTTTATGAGATTAGTGAATTTTTCACAGAGGCTTTTTTTAACGATTGTAGAAAATTAAACATTGTATATCCCGACAAAGTTCTTGTTGCAAGTAAACATATTCCCATAATGATAGAGGTTGTTAAAATTCTTGAAGAAAAAAAAATTACTTATTTTTCTAATGGTAATGTGTATTTTGATACTTCTTGTTTTAAAAGCTATGGTGAGATGGCCGGCATTGATCTTATTGATAAAGATATGACTTTACCCAGAGTTGATGTTGATAAATTTAAAAGGAATAAAACCGATTTTGTTTTGTGGTTTACTAATTCTAAGTTTAAAGATCAGGAGATGAAATGGGATTCTCCTTGGGGATTTGGTTATCCAAGTTGGCATTTGGAGTGCGCTGCGATGAATTTGGAGTATTTCAAAGATGCTCTTGATATTCATTTGGGAGGAGTTGATCATATTGGAGTTCACCACATAAATGAAATAGCAATAGCAGAGTGTTTTTTGAATAAAAAATGGTGTGATGTCTTTGTTCATGGAGAATTTTTGATTATGGATTATAATAAGATGTCAAAGTCACGTGGAAATTTTATTACAGTTAAAGATTTAGAAGATCAAAATTTTTCCCCTCTTGATTTTAGATATTTATGTTTGACATCGCACTACAGGAACCAATTAAAATTTTCATTAGATAATCTTCAAGCAAGCAAGATTGCTAGAGAAAATTTGATAAACAAGCTAAGTTATTTTTATGAATCTTTAGATCCAGTTGATTTAAATACACTTAATAAGGATTTAAAAAATTTTGGTTTTAGTGTAGAAAAAGAATATTATGACTCTTTTGTAGAAAAAATTTCTTTTGATTTAAATGTTGCTCAAGGATTGGCTTTGCTTTGGGAGATAATTAAATCTGACAATCTAAGCTTTGTTTCAAAGCTTAGATTAGCTTTTATTTTTGATGAGATTATGTCACTTAATCTGAGAGAAGAAATTTTAAAAAATTTACAAAACCATGACGTAGTTATTGATGAGAATATGAAAGCTTTGATTGAAGAGAGAAGAATAGCTAAATGTGAAAAAAATTTTAAGCGTGCTGATGAAATCAGAGATTTTTTTGCCAAAAAAGGTTTTGTTTTGGTTGATACTAAGGAAGGAACTAAGGTTAAAAGAGGCTAA
- a CDS encoding IPT/TIG domain-containing protein, with the protein MAIFLKNKYFYLSLIFIIFLFLFVFSGFLFYSKPIIYDISPIPTSHKDIIVIKGNNLGYSTGEININNNYLVKSSIISWNNTEIVFKITDEVNSGLIFVKGERGTSNELFLVISRQVPVKLNRKNIPFIFSEDKIILNANSSTLLQGMNLFSPFSTITIFLETKDKLYTILPQNILNVSENRVEFVSPKTLNSSGKLYVLLDNIQSNKVPFSVKNDFFKWTLSDFKEFVIIEEIYFSQDVSSNFDSNPQDINFNIFYLRPIENERQKITERNSEHLDFNIDNLFFENLKTNKFIFKTRVKTYKLNLEFLDAKYLESIEVNRDINNQEYKKYVQDKKKDYLSYSYVDLMSLDSLILSKTSGSNSVYKLAKAIIDVLTSNFKIVENNLSLKDSIEEKKISSGNLIVLTNLLFLKYDIPLRNIVGLYYDSNSLKLKEHFWFEFFLAGVGFVYFDIINAVLFKDSSKYFLNISDNYIQYGCKEDYDKNEFFDGYLDSGFLKYKSLTNGSYSLMHRFVLEDNF; encoded by the coding sequence TTGGCTATTTTTTTAAAAAACAAATATTTTTATTTAAGCCTGATTTTTATTATTTTTTTATTTTTATTTGTTTTTTCTGGATTTTTATTTTATTCAAAGCCAATTATTTATGATATATCTCCAATTCCCACTTCGCACAAGGATATTATTGTTATTAAAGGAAATAATTTGGGGTACAGTACAGGGGAGATTAATATCAACAATAATTATTTGGTTAAAAGTAGCATTATTAGCTGGAATAACACGGAAATAGTTTTTAAAATTACAGATGAAGTGAATTCTGGACTTATTTTTGTAAAAGGCGAAAGGGGCACTAGCAACGAACTTTTTCTTGTTATTAGTAGGCAAGTTCCTGTTAAGCTTAATAGGAAAAATATACCTTTTATTTTTTCAGAGGATAAAATAATTTTAAATGCAAATTCTTCAACTTTATTGCAGGGTATGAATTTGTTTTCACCTTTTAGTACTATTACAATTTTTCTTGAAACTAAGGATAAGCTTTATACAATTTTACCTCAAAATATTTTAAATGTTTCTGAGAATAGAGTGGAATTTGTTTCTCCTAAAACTTTAAATTCTAGTGGGAAGCTTTATGTTTTATTGGACAATATTCAAAGCAATAAAGTTCCGTTTTCTGTTAAAAATGATTTTTTTAAGTGGACTTTGAGCGATTTTAAAGAGTTTGTAATAATTGAAGAGATTTATTTTAGTCAAGATGTTAGTAGTAATTTTGATTCAAACCCCCAAGATATTAATTTTAATATCTTCTATTTAAGACCAATTGAGAATGAGCGTCAAAAAATTACAGAGCGCAATAGTGAGCATCTTGATTTTAATATTGATAATTTATTTTTTGAAAACCTGAAGACAAATAAATTTATTTTTAAGACTAGGGTAAAAACTTATAAACTTAATTTGGAATTTTTAGATGCGAAATATTTAGAAAGTATTGAAGTTAATAGAGATATTAACAATCAAGAGTACAAAAAGTATGTTCAAGACAAAAAAAAAGATTATTTATCTTACAGCTATGTTGATTTAATGTCTTTAGATTCTTTAATTTTATCTAAAACCTCTGGCAGTAATTCAGTTTATAAGTTAGCTAAAGCAATTATTGATGTTTTGACTTCAAATTTTAAAATTGTTGAGAATAATTTAAGTTTAAAGGATTCTATTGAAGAAAAAAAAATTTCATCTGGCAATTTAATAGTTCTTACTAATTTATTATTTTTAAAGTATGATATTCCGCTGAGAAATATAGTTGGGCTTTACTATGATTCTAATTCTCTTAAATTAAAAGAGCATTTTTGGTTTGAGTTTTTTTTAGCTGGGGTTGGTTTTGTATATTTTGATATAATAAATGCAGTATTATTTAAGGATAGCTCTAAGTATTTTTTGAATATATCTGATAACTATATTCAATATGGATGCAAAGAGGACTATGATAAAAATGAATTTTTTGATGGATATTTAGATTCTGGGTTTTTAAAGTATAAAAGCTTGACAAACGGATCGTATTCTTTAATGCATAGGTTTGTTTTGGAGGATAATTTTTAA
- a CDS encoding L-lactate permease has protein sequence MNSYDFITALVPIILIIIGLGIIKKPAYYVIPISLIATVAIVIFYKNLGIVNTSLAMLEGALMGIWPIATVIIAAIFTYKMSEDQKDIETIKNILSNVSSDRRIIVLLVAWGFGNFLEGVAGYGTAVAIPVSILIAMGFEPFFACLICLIMNTSSTAYGSVGIPITSLAQATNLDVNIVSSEIAFQLILPTLTIPFVLVILTGGGIKGLKGVFLLTLLSGMSMAISQVFISKTLGPELPAILGSILSMTITIVYARFFGNKETTERQSKNTISLSKGIIACSPYILIVTFIVLVSPLFNKIHEYLKTFQSTISIYPEANPLHFKWIISPGFLIILATTISYSIRGVPMLKQLKIFTLTLKKMALSSFIIICIVAISRLMTHSGMIRDLANGISIITGKFGPLFSPLIGAIGTFLTGSDTVSNVLFGPLQTQMAENIGANPYWLAAANTTGATGGKMISPQNITIATTTAGLIGQEGKLLSKTIIYALYYILATGLLVYLV, from the coding sequence ATGAATTCTTATGATTTTATAACAGCTTTGGTACCAATAATCCTAATAATTATTGGACTTGGCATAATAAAAAAGCCAGCTTACTATGTAATACCCATATCATTAATAGCCACCGTTGCTATAGTTATATTTTATAAAAACTTGGGAATAGTAAACACAAGTCTTGCAATGCTTGAGGGCGCCTTAATGGGGATATGGCCAATAGCAACTGTAATTATTGCTGCCATATTTACATACAAAATGTCAGAAGATCAAAAAGATATAGAAACTATTAAAAATATTTTATCAAACGTATCTTCTGATAGAAGAATTATAGTATTACTAGTTGCATGGGGATTTGGAAATTTTTTAGAAGGAGTTGCTGGATATGGAACTGCTGTTGCAATTCCTGTATCAATATTAATAGCAATGGGATTTGAACCATTTTTTGCCTGCTTAATCTGTTTAATAATGAACACCTCATCAACCGCCTACGGATCTGTGGGAATCCCTATAACATCTTTAGCTCAAGCAACTAACTTGGATGTTAACATTGTTTCATCTGAGATTGCATTCCAACTAATACTTCCAACCTTAACAATACCTTTTGTACTGGTAATTCTTACAGGAGGGGGCATTAAAGGATTAAAAGGAGTATTCCTTCTTACCTTACTCTCAGGAATGTCAATGGCAATATCTCAAGTATTTATATCAAAAACTTTGGGTCCAGAACTTCCTGCAATCCTTGGAAGCATTCTTTCTATGACAATAACAATAGTTTATGCAAGGTTTTTTGGAAATAAAGAAACTACTGAGCGCCAAAGCAAAAACACAATATCCTTATCAAAAGGAATTATTGCCTGCTCACCCTACATTTTAATAGTAACTTTTATAGTGCTTGTATCTCCTCTTTTTAACAAAATTCATGAATACCTAAAAACTTTTCAAAGCACTATTAGCATTTATCCAGAAGCAAATCCCTTACACTTTAAATGGATTATCTCTCCGGGCTTCTTGATTATACTTGCAACAACAATATCCTATTCAATACGGGGAGTTCCAATGTTAAAACAGCTAAAAATATTTACATTAACCTTGAAAAAAATGGCATTATCTTCCTTTATAATCATATGCATTGTTGCAATATCAAGATTAATGACACATAGTGGAATGATAAGAGATCTTGCTAATGGAATCTCAATAATAACAGGTAAATTTGGACCATTATTTAGCCCACTAATTGGAGCTATTGGGACATTTTTAACAGGAAGTGATACGGTTTCAAATGTTCTTTTTGGACCTTTACAAACACAAATGGCAGAAAATATTGGAGCAAATCCTTACTGGCTTGCAGCAGCAAATACAACAGGAGCAACTGGAGGGAAAATGATTTCTCCCCAAAACATCACAATAGCAACAACAACTGCTGGATTAATTGGACAAGAAGGCAAGCTTTTATCAAAAACAATAATTTATGCTTTATACTACATTTTAGCAACAGGATTGCTAGTTTATTTAGTATAA
- the glyA gene encoding serine hydroxymethyltransferase: MRDDQIFNLIEKEKLREREHIELIASENFTSLEIRQAVGSILTNKYAEGYPLNRYYGGCSFIDEIETLAISRAKELFGAKYANVQPHSGSQANMAAIMALISPGDRILGMQLSHGGHLTHGSRVNFSGIFFNTYFYGVSRDSELIDYDEVLKIAKDCRPNLIIAGASSYSREIDFKKFREIADDVSAYLLCDIAHIAGLIVAGFHNSSIDVAHLTTSTTHKTLRGPRGGIILSGKDFDKLVNFNGKEKPLFNAVNSTVFPGTQGGPLVHVIAGKAIAFKEALQESFKEYIANVIKNTKVMAEYFKSEGFRIVSGGTDNHLFLVDLSSSDLTGADAEKLLESVNITLNKNAIPFDKKSPSLASGIRIGGAAITSRGLNESDSLNVAKFIVRALKAKSDIELKQIKKEVVRFIRDFDMP, encoded by the coding sequence ATGAGAGATGATCAAATATTTAATTTAATTGAAAAGGAAAAATTAAGAGAAAGAGAGCATATTGAACTTATTGCTTCTGAAAATTTTACATCTTTAGAGATAAGGCAGGCTGTTGGTAGTATTTTAACTAATAAGTATGCCGAAGGATATCCTTTGAATCGATACTACGGTGGTTGTTCTTTTATTGATGAGATTGAAACTCTGGCAATTTCGAGAGCAAAAGAGCTTTTTGGCGCAAAGTATGCCAATGTTCAACCTCATAGCGGATCTCAGGCCAATATGGCTGCCATAATGGCTCTTATTAGCCCGGGTGACAGGATTCTTGGTATGCAATTATCTCATGGAGGGCATTTAACTCACGGCAGCAGGGTAAATTTTTCTGGTATATTTTTTAACACTTATTTTTATGGTGTTTCTAGAGATTCTGAGCTAATTGATTATGATGAAGTTCTTAAAATAGCTAAAGATTGCAGGCCAAATTTAATAATAGCTGGAGCTTCTTCTTATTCAAGAGAAATTGATTTTAAAAAATTTAGAGAAATAGCAGATGATGTTTCTGCTTATCTTTTGTGTGATATTGCTCATATTGCAGGCCTTATTGTTGCCGGTTTTCATAATTCCTCAATTGATGTGGCGCATCTTACTACAAGTACTACGCATAAAACTTTAAGAGGGCCAAGAGGTGGAATAATACTTTCTGGAAAGGATTTTGACAAATTAGTAAACTTTAATGGAAAAGAGAAGCCTTTGTTTAATGCTGTAAATTCTACAGTTTTTCCTGGAACTCAAGGGGGTCCTTTAGTTCATGTTATTGCGGGTAAGGCTATTGCATTCAAAGAAGCTCTTCAAGAAAGTTTTAAAGAATACATTGCTAACGTAATAAAAAATACTAAAGTTATGGCTGAATATTTCAAATCGGAAGGATTTCGTATTGTTAGTGGGGGCACAGACAATCATTTGTTTTTGGTTGATCTTAGTAGTTCGGATCTCACCGGTGCTGATGCTGAGAAATTACTTGAGAGCGTAAATATTACTTTAAATAAAAATGCTATTCCTTTTGATAAAAAAAGCCCTTCTTTGGCTTCTGGTATTAGAATTGGGGGCGCTGCTATTACTTCTAGAGGCCTAAATGAAAGCGATTCTTTAAATGTTGCTAAATTTATTGTTAGAGCTTTAAAGGCAAAGTCTGATATTGAATTAAAACAAATAAAAAAGGAAGTTGTAAGATTTATTAGAGATTTTGACATGCCTTGA
- a CDS encoding D-alanyl-D-alanine carboxypeptidase family protein: MNSIYVIGKLLLTLFLIFFPFCYNLFAVNLAEINKLSEYAKSIVLIDFDTKRILYSKKPNLVFPPASLTKIVTIYTALIEAEKRNIKLKSIVPISDSASYYNAPPNSSLMFLEKGQIVNFEEILKGLSVSSGNDSSIAIAEFVVGNLNSFVNLMNINVLNLGLFNMHFVEPSGYSSENKITALDMAFFVKSYIEKFKFMLNIHSLKYFIYPKSRNLGTALSSKFLNLKQRNANLLIYDYPYSDGIKTGYIKESGLNLVATAKKGERRLIAVVLGVEKGINGFGEKMRSSIAKNLFEYGFNKYSKFPLIVKLKEKVYNGTVDTVALFSKEPFYYILTKDEFDKINISYTVDKLVAPLSGDMPVGRAMIFLENEKIGDVALFSGKVKRLGFWQGLYKSFINLFSREY; the protein is encoded by the coding sequence ATGAATAGTATCTATGTTATTGGGAAATTGTTATTAACTTTATTTTTAATTTTTTTCCCGTTTTGTTATAATCTTTTTGCAGTTAATTTAGCTGAGATTAATAAATTATCAGAGTATGCAAAGTCAATAGTTTTAATAGATTTTGATACTAAGCGAATACTTTATTCTAAGAAGCCCAATTTGGTTTTTCCTCCAGCATCTCTTACAAAGATTGTTACAATTTATACAGCTTTAATTGAAGCTGAAAAGCGAAATATAAAATTAAAAAGCATAGTTCCTATTAGCGATTCTGCTTCATATTATAATGCACCCCCCAATTCTTCTTTGATGTTTTTAGAAAAAGGTCAAATTGTTAATTTTGAAGAGATTTTAAAAGGACTTTCAGTTTCTTCGGGTAATGATTCTTCTATTGCAATTGCTGAGTTTGTAGTAGGCAATTTAAATAGCTTTGTTAATTTAATGAATATTAATGTTTTAAATTTAGGGCTTTTTAATATGCATTTTGTTGAACCTTCTGGATATAGCAGCGAGAATAAGATTACAGCACTAGATATGGCTTTTTTTGTGAAATCTTATATAGAAAAGTTTAAATTTATGCTTAATATTCATTCTTTAAAGTATTTTATTTATCCAAAGAGTAGAAATTTAGGAACTGCTTTGTCATCAAAATTTTTAAACTTAAAACAAAGAAATGCTAATTTATTAATATATGATTACCCTTATTCAGATGGCATTAAAACGGGATATATTAAGGAATCAGGCTTAAATCTTGTTGCTACTGCTAAAAAGGGTGAGAGAAGATTAATAGCAGTTGTATTGGGGGTTGAAAAAGGAATTAATGGATTTGGAGAGAAAATGAGATCTTCGATTGCAAAAAATTTATTTGAATATGGATTTAATAAATATTCTAAATTTCCTTTAATAGTAAAATTAAAAGAAAAAGTCTATAATGGTACAGTGGATACAGTTGCTCTTTTTTCTAAAGAGCCTTTTTATTATATTTTAACTAAAGATGAATTTGATAAAATTAATATAAGTTATACTGTTGATAAATTGGTTGCTCCACTTAGTGGGGATATGCCTGTTGGGAGGGCTATGATTTTTTTAGAAAATGAAAAAATAGGGGATGTTGCTTTGTTTAGTGGCAAGGTAAAAAGATTAGGGTTTTGGCAAGGTCTTTATAAGAGTTTTATAAATCTTTTTTCAAGAGAGTATTAA
- a CDS encoding J domain-containing protein yields MPSPIRVFFLVLLFIFIFNPVLIAMLFILFPFILILFSFLGVFRIYFTRDYSYSRSREFEFYKLSFLLMAKLLSILGTVTGEQLNYVNFIINSLNLSERGKSELYTIFHSAITKNNNADKILYTLKLGYFQHKDLFIWLFATLKEINRLSRYKNLEAEKFISYVGVFLELESDGYEAYKDINIKIVNPYSVLGLTYSASDDEVKKAYKSLVIKYHPDKFANDPVRQKDANDKFIKIQDAYEKICKERNIR; encoded by the coding sequence ATGCCAAGCCCAATTAGAGTGTTTTTTTTAGTGTTGTTGTTTATTTTTATTTTTAATCCCGTTTTAATAGCAATGCTTTTTATTTTATTTCCTTTTATTTTGATATTATTTAGTTTTTTAGGTGTTTTTAGAATATACTTTACAAGGGATTACTCATATTCTAGATCTAGAGAGTTTGAATTTTATAAACTTTCTTTTTTATTAATGGCTAAATTGCTATCTATTTTAGGAACTGTAACTGGGGAGCAGCTAAATTATGTCAATTTTATTATCAATTCTTTGAATTTGTCTGAACGTGGTAAATCAGAATTGTATACCATTTTTCATTCTGCTATTACTAAAAATAATAATGCTGATAAAATTTTATATACCCTTAAGCTTGGTTATTTTCAGCACAAAGATCTTTTTATATGGCTTTTTGCCACTCTTAAAGAAATTAACAGGCTTTCTAGGTATAAAAATTTAGAAGCTGAAAAATTTATTTCTTATGTTGGTGTTTTTTTAGAACTTGAATCTGATGGTTATGAAGCTTATAAAGATATTAATATTAAAATTGTAAATCCTTATAGTGTTTTGGGGTTAACATATAGTGCTAGCGATGATGAGGTTAAAAAGGCGTATAAAAGCCTTGTTATAAAATATCATCCTGATAAGTTTGCAAATGATCCTGTAAGACAAAAAGATGCAAATGATAAATTTATAAAAATTCAAGATGCTTATGAAAAAATTTGCAAGGAAAGAAATATAAGGTAA